In a single window of the Candidatus Dependentiae bacterium genome:
- a CDS encoding type II toxin-antitoxin system RelE/ParE family toxin: MDDFKGQVRSLKVYGDDFWEFYNKQTQKVKERILWTIRLIRDIQRVPEQYLKHLEGTEGLYEIRVGSGSNIFRIFCFFDDGQLVILLNGFQKKTQKTPTDELERAKKLKKQYYDDKKKQAR, translated from the coding sequence GTGGACGATTTCAAAGGACAAGTACGCAGTTTGAAGGTTTATGGTGACGACTTTTGGGAGTTTTACAACAAACAAACCCAAAAAGTAAAGGAGCGTATCCTTTGGACCATCCGCCTCATTCGTGACATTCAGAGAGTTCCTGAACAGTACCTCAAGCACTTGGAAGGCACTGAAGGACTTTATGAAATCAGAGTGGGTTCAGGAAGTAACATCTTTAGAATTTTCTGCTTCTTCGATGATGGGCAATTGGTGATACTTCTGAACGGTTTTCAGAAGAAAACTCAGAAGACGCCGACAGACGAACTCGAAAGAGCGAAAAAACTTAAAAAGCAGTATTATGACGACAAGAAAAAACAAGCTCGTTGA
- a CDS encoding helix-turn-helix transcriptional regulator produces the protein MTTRKNKLVDLDEFIDKEYGKRGTKRRDKFEEGYETFKLGVVLQELRKERNMTQAQLAEKCGTTKNYISRIENDASDIRLSTLQRIVREGFGGHLRLSVNL, from the coding sequence ATGACGACAAGAAAAAACAAGCTCGTTGACCTTGACGAGTTCATAGACAAGGAGTACGGTAAACGTGGGACAAAGAGGCGTGACAAGTTTGAGGAAGGTTATGAAACCTTCAAACTTGGCGTGGTGTTGCAGGAACTTCGCAAAGAACGAAACATGACCCAAGCGCAGCTTGCTGAAAAATGCGGCACGACAAAAAATTATATTTCCCGCATAGAGAACGACGCAAGTGACATTCGTCTTTCCACCCTGCAGCGCATAGTGAGAGAAGGTTTCGGCGGACACCTAAGATTATCTGTCAACCTCTGA